In Populus alba chromosome 4, ASM523922v2, whole genome shotgun sequence, the genomic window TTATCCAGATTCCAAAAACACCATCTTGCAAGAGACTCTAACAGGAGTTTGAAAACCCAAAAAGTCTCCATAGAAATTCTTTCTCCCTCTCTATGTACAGTTACAATATCCAAGCTCTATGCACTATATATGCAAACATAAGATCCATTGAAGCTCTCTCTCCCTCGCTGCACAGGAGTAGCTATCCTAAGCTCTATGTATCAAATATGCATATGTAAGCTCCAATAAAGTTTTTTGTCCCTCTCTGTACAGTCACAGCGTTTATTCTAAGTGCTTCATACCATAATAACTAACAAACACGCTTcagaaaacaattattttgcGATAACTAATGCCAACTCTGAACCATTATTTTCAACCCCTAATCCTGGAACAACAAAAAAGGTGTTTTACGTTAAAGAATGTTGAACAAATTCAGACACTACaagcttgaaactttcaaactaAGACCTAAAGCACCATTGAAGGTAGTTGTGCTCTGCACATTGCAAGCTACTTGATCTAAAttccacagaaaaaaaaaaaaccctattcaCATCCAAGAGAGAGAACAATAGCAACAATAATCAGACAAAGGGGCTAAGTGAATAAACTAAAGCCAGAACTCAAGGAGCACGGCAAAGATGtctgcaaacaaaaaaatactggGCAAacacaatacaaataaaaaaaaagaagctatttGACCCAATCCTCATCAGTTGACACTTGACAGCACATGAGATGACCCATTCACAATCAATATCACGCAACAAAATTCCACAAAATTACAGTCAAGACAGAAAACATAAACACGGGAATGATCCAGAAAGATGACTGGGGCttccaatatgaaaaaaaaaaaaaagtgatgaagATCGACGCCTTCATGCATGagtaatcataatcaaacattgGCATTTGGCGGTTGGAACCCATTTTTTGCAGTAAAAGGATCAAGAATGCTCAAAGGATATTTCCTCAGAATTATAGTAAGAACTTTGTTATGACTTCTACCATAGAATTTTGATCCTTACAATCAAATCTCTAAGCTTTTATAAGTAATAAGAGAAGAAAtgcatagaaaaaaagaacacaataaTTATATTACCTGGGCAAGAAATCATTGACAGAGCGAAAAGAATAATTGCTAAAGAACCCTTAATATTATGCGTATAAATATGCTTTGAAAAGGcaataaaacaaagttttacagtaattgaaagagagagagacctgGACTTGAGAAGATCTTTTAGTCTTGAGAGTCAAACAGTCGACCAAATCACTCCATTTCTGAGAACAGTTATCAAAAAGTCCAAGCCTGTAATATTGCTGCATTTGATGCACTGGAGCTGCCCCAAAAATAACGAATAATTCCCATGATTTTcgttatttaatcaaatatttattcaaGAAATAACTATAATGTGATTTTGCAGCAAGTACTTACAGTAGCAGAACCAGAGAGCGTCGAAGCAGGTAGTGCAAGATAAGCGCCGTTTGGCTGTTGAAGACAAGGACGAGTCTGCTTCCCGCTCTGGATCCGTCGCCATCTCTAAATATATGGATCCGCCACCCAAATCCACAGCTTCCTTCCTGTATTTTGAGGGGAGAGAGTGATTCTGAATTTCTGATAATTTTTCTGGTCGGGTTCGGGTTGAGAAGCTCGTTAACAAGAACCCGCGCCGTTAATAATCCTGtcgggttttatttttttttggaaccaAAAgcccatgtttttttaatttttttgttacaaaagCCCACTAATGAGCATGCCTCACTCTATGAGGCCCAATTTCCTTTCTTATGATGCCTAGGAAGATACAAGTGTCGGGACCTTCCCCTTAATGCCTTGCCCTAAAAAAAGGAGGAATCAATCTTCTTTTATGATCTTAAAGtctttatcataatttttaaatttgaatgggCGGAGTATAATTTCGGGATTTGCAATCTCACGAACACCTTCAAATCTAACAAGAGAGATGGCATGAAAAACAAACTTGCTTGCTACCCAAACCAAATTGCCAAAGGTTTTACCATAAGTCTAACATTAGAATacaattttttgcattttctagGAGACATGAGAATACAGTCGCTGATGCAGGATAATGCAGAGTTAAACCTATCAACTAACAAGAAGTTACATTTGGAGGGGTCATCTTTTCCCTCTACATCCCACCTGTCCAAAATCGTCTTCCTATATACAAAGGGCTGTGTTTGAGAATCTGCCCTTGAATGTAAATGGATTCCAAATCCACAAGTTCAGTTTTGGactttgataaataattttaaaaaaaaaatgatcagaaATATTGGCCCTGTCTGTCTCCCTTCCATGTCCAGCAGCTCTATTTCATTTCAGCCTCGAAGGGACCACCCTTTTACTAGATGAGCAAGCTTCAAGTAAGACGATTGCAACCCATATGGAATTTTGCCTCAGAGATCAAATCTTGTTGCCTTAAGCAAAGGCTTCAAAGTCCTGGTTGCTATATGAAAGGCATATAACTTTGTTGGGCTCTAATCATCTTGGTATTGGAAGCTCATGATCACCAGAGAGTAATGGTGCCAAGATAAGCGCAAAAGAGCTCCTTATACATCACTAATCTATGTAAACAGCATCTTCAGCTCTTCAATACGCGCAGTTCGAACTTCTTGATCAGTCAAGGCACCTGAAATCATTAGCTGCTTGCGAGCTTGCACTGCTTCCATTCTTTCCTCAACTGTTCCCTGCCATCCAGATATGTTCAAAAGAGTGCAAACAGTCATGTTAGTGAAAGGTCAAACAGATCAGTGCCCCTGGGTGACTCACATAGTGGAAAACAATGACGCTGGTCAAGTGACCTTCAAACTCAAAATTCCCAGAACAGGTACAAAACAAGCTACTAgtgtctttattttctttcatggaaaaaaaaagttaagtggTTGAGCCATTCAGGTACTTGAAAAGGCTTTACTGCCAGAGTCAATAACATATCAGACAGAAAAATTGACAAGCTCCAATTGCATGGGTtacaaaacaaagagaaaatgtACCTTCACAATGAACCGCCTGATCATCACTCTTTTAGTTTGTCCAATGCGATGAATACGCATGACAGCTTGCTCCTCTACAGCTGGATTCCACCATGGATCCTATGAAAAAACTTGAGCATTAATGTTCCTTGCATAACGTCCCAGTTACAGAACCAAAAGCATAGTGAAGATGGAAGAGGAAAAACCGGAGGGAAGTTCATGTGGTGTAGGTTGAACCAAATAAACAAACAGCCAAAAGAAAAAGGTAGTCTAAACCTGAACAAAGAATTTGGTgtggaaaataaagaaatctaCCTAACAGAATACACCTTGTAAATGCTGTTATCCACTGCTACTAGTTAGCTTAGTTAATAAAGTCACTTCTCCTAATGCATAGACGAGTGGGATGAAAGGATCTAATCCCCAGGAATCAAGGGAGAAGAGGGTTGACCCATTGTATAAAGCATTGGAACAAAAAAATACAGGTGGTTATATAAAATGTTCAGGTAAATATTCAGCAAAAGATCACTCAGCGAAACAATTAAAGCATTGATGTAACAATATGATGCTTCTTTTAACTCTAATACAAGACATAATGGTAAGGTTTTCAGTTCCAAGTAAGGTTGTATATGGGCATATGAGAATGcaaaaatttaaggaaaaatCTTGCCACAATTTAGATAACAGGAAGTTCAACATTGTGCATACCATAACAAAGGCATTGGACGCTGCTGTTAAATTTACCCCTACCCCTCCAGCCTTCAGAGACATCAGCAATACCTAATTGTACAAATGCACAAAATAATCAAGTCCAAGCTGTCTACAAAACTACCAAATACAATACCCAGCTTCCATCacaaaagggaaaaggaaagagcagaaacaaaagaaagcttCACAAACCAGGATGCTGTCATCTTCTGAAAACTGTTTTATAACTCTTTCACGCTGCTGCTGGTTTAGAGTCCCGTCAAGACGAACAAATGAAATGTTACTCCTGGCAATAATTACAATGATAACTCCATTAGTACAGAAAGCATGAAATACAGTGACTCAAGGCACCATTTCATAAAGAACAATATACACACGacatgacaaaattattgaaattttcatGAGCATAATAAAATAGATGCACAAGATAAGAAGGTCCCTCTAAAATAGTGAGGCCAGTCCCAGCAGGATCCCATGTACACCATGTTAGTCTCTTTCCCCAGTGCAAACACCAAccgacacacacacacagtggAAGACATCATTGCAATGCTCACAACTAAAAATATCCTATGAGTTCTTCAAGCAGCTCAGAATTGGTACCTGGAAAGAGGGATTTGTAAAAGATCTAGAAATGCAGTCCACTGACTGAAGAGAATGCTTTTAGATCCTGACATACGAAGAATTTCAAGTTCTTGCAAGAGAGCCACAATTTTGGAAGATTCAACCCAATTTTTCTCAATATCTATCTGGAATCTACTGTCAGTCGGAGCCGTAATAAGCTCTTGCCTTGTGATGGCTTTCCTGTAAAAGGACAAATGAACAACTCTTAAATTCTAGGACCCGCAAATATAGGACTTCAAGACcagtaaatttaaaacttaaaaaacaactgtggttgcaaaacaaaaattgaaaaatacctACAAACAGGACATAAACCGGAACTAGCATTTCGCCAACTTGCCAGGAGACACTCTCGACACAATCGATGAGCACAAGGAGTCAATACTGCATCTTCACATGCCTCGAGACAGATTGGACACTCTCCCTGGTCTCCCTTACTTAGCTCCTCCACAACCTCTTTAATGTATGCCCTTGAAGGCACATTTATTGCTTCCCCTTCAAGGACAACCTGGTCACCTTTAAGGAAACGTTTAGCTAGCTTGTTCAGATCAGAATATTCTTGCGTATCACCTCGACTGGACACACAAAGCCATCCATTACAAAGAATTTAGCAAATTCTCTCACATAAAAAACAGAGCAATATCAAACCTAATGTACAGAATATTCAGTATAAGAAAAACTCTGCACCAGTTGGTTTCCAAATATGCTGTGGCAAGTCTACAAACATGCACAATACTTAATCTACAAGCAGCCAATCTCCTTCGCAGAGAGTTTTTTCCACATTGTAATAATAACAAGGAAGTGattgcaaaaggaaaaaaaatcaaattgataatggcatacatttaaaaaaaaccatcaagaGAAATGAGATAGGattattgaagaaaattatcaagtttCATTGATTACTAATTCATTTAtgtgaaaacaataaaatattcattCAGAGATAGCAGTACAACTGTGATCCTTTCTCTTaatacagataaaaaaaattgtggaaaAGTTTCTTTTCCTGTATCAGATATGTTCAATGAACACTGATTGAAGCATATGCCAATATATACACCAGAACCCTTGAATTCTGTTGAACCACCATTCTATCATTCAAAATGAATTCATTAGTATGCAGGGAAGATAAT contains:
- the LOC118059734 gene encoding uncharacterized protein C227.17c, translating into MATDPEREADSSLSSTAKRRLSCTTCFDALWFCYSPVHQMQQYYRLGLFDNCSQKWSDLVDCLTLKTKRSSQVQEILEAREKAKPHLWKLRTPEEASVHWRQLFGHLDDEVE